GGGGACGTTCTCCCAACAACATTCAAAAATGATCTACACACCTGTGAGAATACGGGAACTGACGTGGCCAAAGTATTGGTTTTTTATGCAGGTGCAGTTGGTCTTCCTACCTCGTATTACATCCAGAAATAAGCGGCTTGAAGGCATGAGCAAACGGACCTAGAACAAATGATCCGCACCACACTCACTGGAGCAGCCGTCCGATTAATGTCAAAAAAAATAGAAGCCCAACTGTGAAGGCTGGCTGTGATGAACTGTCAAGAAGGGACCATCATTCAGATCATGCTGGCTGTACTTTAAATCCTGTTCATGACATTTTGAGCTCAAAAGGTAGATGACTACATGATTCGGATAGCACCTAGTTTCGAATGGCATAAAGGGGATGAAACAGCGGAGGTCCATCCAATGATTTGCGCCCACTTCGATTGCCACAACCTCGTTAAGTCATCACAAAACGGTCGCCTTCTTAATGTTGCTCTTCTTCTTAAGAGGCCTCAACACTCCAGTTAGGACTTCAATGCAAAGTCGACTCATGGATATGCGAGTGTCTAGATAGCCCCCAATATTTTAAGAAGCAAAAAAAAGCCACCCTGTCCAGGGGCGACTCACTGCATGCGCCACCAAGTCATCCAAACCGGGTGCTTAACCATCAAAATCTAGCGAAGGTTGATCGTGAGAGCTAACCGCACATTTTGATTGAACACTTGTTGTTAGTTGGTGTAGCTAATGAAGCGCATACGGCTGTGAATAGATGCAGGTAACAAGTGCCTCGTAGAGACAGACAGGCTGATGGCCTGGTAGCTGGGAGTGAGCCTCTAGCCCTTTCGCGAGAGATGTCAGCTGAGCACTCCACCCTTCTATGGGATGTGGAGATGGGGTTGTTGGCAATTTCTGAACAGGCCCAGGACGGTTCACCTCTTCAATTTCCATAAAGTCCATCCAGGACTGAGAATCACTCAAGTATGGCTAAAATTCACCGCTTTAGGTGGCATAGTATTAGTTATCGATAGAGCCTTACAAAGGAACACTAGTGGGTTGTTTGTTTCACTATTTATCCTTCGACAAAAAATACTTGATCTGCCAATGGCGGGGATTTTCGATTCTTGCTATGAGGGAGGAGACTTAGTCTTTTCAATTTTGTCAAATCAACGTGTGGGACTCGCAATTCTTGCTGGCTTCATTCTCTCGGGACAGGTACAAGCGAAACCAGTTAACAAAAATCTCAATCTTATGTCTGTTAACAATAAGGCAGAGATGACTAGGGCTATTTGTATGAATTCTGGTGCAACCAGTAAGCTAATAATCACAAAGATGGCTGTCGTAAGGCGTATGAGTAGTGTTAAGTGTCATTCTGGGGAAGCCATGATTAGATATCGAGAAGATTCCTCCGATCCAGGTCATGTGTTGGTCAATATTGATCCACCTATTGGCAATGGTAAAGGTTTAGACTGTGATGGTAAAGCTGATATTGGACTTCATTACATTGGCCTAAACTGTTTGCAATCAAATCTAGAATCTACTGCACATTCCAAATAGCTTATCAACTTCTATCCACCACGCCTTTTTTGTTTTGCCCCTCTTTTTGAGGGGTTTTTATTGTCTGCAGAATCTCAGTCCAATTGTACTTTTTGCAGCAGCGGAAAGTGTGCGAGGACCTGTTTGCGAGAATGAGAATCATTCTTGCTAACGCAAATGTCTGGTATGGCCTTGAAACCGCTGTTGGTCGTAGTTGTCGTCCTTGTTTCTCTTGCAGCTGGCAGATCTGCCATACGAGCTAAGGGTTCCGATCTTCATAAACCAGCCCTAGGTTTTGGCGAAGCTTTCGCTGCTGGGATTTTTCTTGGAGCTGGGCTCATTCATATGCTTGGCGATGCTGAGGGAGCTTTTGTCGCTGCAAACGTCAACTACCCCTTCGCAATGGTCTTCTGTGGTGCTGTGATGTTGCTACTGCTCTGGATCGAACATCTGGCTAATCAGAGCAGTGAAAGCCCAGCAGGAAACAAAAAGCTTGTAGCTTTTTCGGCTGTGCTGATGCTTTCAATTCACTCGCTGTTGATGGGTGCTGCTTTTGGAATATCAATATCAGCTGCATTGACAATGGTGATTTTTGTTGCAGTTCTTGCTCACAAAGGTTCTGCAAGTTTTGCCTTAGGTCTTGAGCTAAGCAGGTCTCAATTTTCTTTATCGTCTGTTTGGTGCTTGTTTATGTTTTTTTTTGCGATGTTTCCGCTTGGTGCCTTGCTTGGCCAGTCCGTGAGCGGAGCAGCTAAGGCCTATCCTTTGGTTGAAGCTTCAATTAGTGCTGTAGCTGCTGGAACATTTTTATTTTTTGGTACGTTGCATGGTTTAGCTACCAGTCCAATGATCGTTCGTTGTTGTAATCAGAGGGAATTTGTTGGAGCGGTTGCTGGATTTACTTTGATGGCAGTTGTGGCTATATGGACATAATGGAATTATTTGAAATATACTACGGGATTATTGATCACTTGCTAAGGCTGCTTGGGATCGCATGTGACACGAAATTTCAAAGATTTATAGATAAGCTTTGTCCTTCATGATTTCTAGTATTGGTAATTATCCGCACTGTTGTTAGCAACAAATTTGTTTCTACTTGGCTTTAATGTAAACTGACACATCCCATCCAAGCTGGTTAATGCCGTGTGTGAGCTAACAATTGTAGCTTTTATTGTCATTGCTCGTGAGGACCATAGTAGTCCTTTCTAGAATGCTGGAAATAGTCATTTTTCACTCTTGTTAATTCTCTGCCAACATTAAAAGTATACTTCCGTAGGCTAAGTTGGACAGTTGTTTGTGATCAGTCTATGCTAATCCCTAATGTTGCTTCGTTTATAAGCGAACAACTTGAAGTTGATATAGACATTTTGTTGGAAAATTCTCAAAGAGTTTAGGTCGGGGTCACTTGGATTGATGGCTTAAATACTGGCATGATGCGTGCGGCGCCACCATGCAGACAGAATTATCTCTTTCTCTTTATGAGGATTTGGCAATGATATTATTCATTTTAGTATTCATGGCTTAGATTATAACTCTGCAAGTGCTGCCTACTCCTATGTCTACACTGCCTTCGCGTAATATTGCTTTACTACTTATTGGCTTTCAGCGGGACTATTTTGACCCTGACGGCATTCTGTTCTCTGTTGTTGAAGAATCTCATCGTATTTCTGGAACTCTTGAGCATACAATTCAACTAATTGATTCTATTATTGATTCACCAGTTACTATTGTTAATACACCAATTGTGTTTAGTGAGACTTATCATGAAATAGAGAATCCGATGGGTATTTTGAAAGCAATCAAAGATGCTGAAGCATTCAAGTCTGGTACACCTGGTGCTGAAACTATTCCGCAAATTGCAAAGTATGGAGATCGAATTGATGTTATTCCAGGAAAGAAAGGTTTCAATGCATTTTCTAATACAGAATTGAAAGATTTACTTGAGAAGAAAGGAATAGAACGACTTGTAATAGCAGGCTGCGTGACCTCTCTTTGTGTGAATGCCACTGCACTTGCGGCTAAGGAAAATGGGTTTGAAGTAACGATCTTATCTGACTGTACTTCTGGTCGAACTCCAGTTGAACAAGATATGTTCTGTAAGGAAATTTTTCCATTATTTACTGATGTGATAGATCATAATCAATTCGCCAATGGAATTCTTCGTGATTCTGACTGATGTCCATAGATCGTCATCATGATCCAGATGCTATAGCAGAAGCTCAGTCAAGGCTAATTGAACGCTTGGCAGAGTCTGAACGAAGTATTAGAGATATTCTTACTAACCTTCCTGTTATTGTTGCTCGCTTTGATAGGCATGGTAAAGGAGAAATTCAATTTGTGAATATGGCTTGGAATAGAATATTAGGGTTTGATATTGATTCTACTATTGGGACCGCGATTGACTCATATGTTTTGCTAGATGATTTAGAAAAGTGGAGAATACTTGTTACTAATGCTAAGAGTAGTGCTCATGATTTTTCGGATAGTCAAGTTCGCTTTAAAGACTCAAATGGCGAAATACGTTGGCTGAAGGTTAAATTTGATCAGCGCGAAAGTGGTGAGGCCATTGTTTTAATGGAAGACTTTACAGATAGAAGACGTTTAGATTCTGAATTGTTACGTGCTCAGAGATTGGAGAGTATTGGCAGGCTCGCCGGAGGTCTCGCGCATGATTTCAATAATCTTCTGCAGGTTATTATGGGTTATATTGATCTTAGCCAGAGATTAAACAAGAATAATGGCATTGACGCAAAGTATTTGAAGATTGCGAGTCAGGCTTGTCTCCGTGCAGCTGGTTTAACAAAGCAAATGTTGTCATTTAGCAAAGGTGGAGATCCTGTTAGAACGATATGGGCATTGCAAGATGTTGTTAAGGAAGCAATGGAAATGACCTTGCACGGTTCTAATGTCAAAGGTGTTTTAAATTGTCAGTCATTATTGCCTAATGTTGACATTGATTCTGGACAGATACATCAAGTTTTTAATAACATTATTCTCAATGCCGAACAAGCTATGCCAGAAGGTGGTCAAATTGACCTACAAATTTGTAATGAA
The window above is part of the Synechococcus sp. WH 8020 genome. Proteins encoded here:
- a CDS encoding ZIP family metal transporter — protein: MSGMALKPLLVVVVVLVSLAAGRSAIRAKGSDLHKPALGFGEAFAAGIFLGAGLIHMLGDAEGAFVAANVNYPFAMVFCGAVMLLLLWIEHLANQSSESPAGNKKLVAFSAVLMLSIHSLLMGAAFGISISAALTMVIFVAVLAHKGSASFALGLELSRSQFSLSSVWCLFMFFFAMFPLGALLGQSVSGAAKAYPLVEASISAVAAGTFLFFGTLHGLATSPMIVRCCNQREFVGAVAGFTLMAVVAIWT
- a CDS encoding cysteine hydrolase, which produces MSTLPSRNIALLLIGFQRDYFDPDGILFSVVEESHRISGTLEHTIQLIDSIIDSPVTIVNTPIVFSETYHEIENPMGILKAIKDAEAFKSGTPGAETIPQIAKYGDRIDVIPGKKGFNAFSNTELKDLLEKKGIERLVIAGCVTSLCVNATALAAKENGFEVTILSDCTSGRTPVEQDMFCKEIFPLFTDVIDHNQFANGILRDSD
- a CDS encoding hybrid sensor histidine kinase/response regulator, whose protein sequence is MSIDRHHDPDAIAEAQSRLIERLAESERSIRDILTNLPVIVARFDRHGKGEIQFVNMAWNRILGFDIDSTIGTAIDSYVLLDDLEKWRILVTNAKSSAHDFSDSQVRFKDSNGEIRWLKVKFDQRESGEAIVLMEDFTDRRRLDSELLRAQRLESIGRLAGGLAHDFNNLLQVIMGYIDLSQRLNKNNGIDAKYLKIASQACLRAAGLTKQMLSFSKGGDPVRTIWALQDVVKEAMEMTLHGSNVKGVLNCQSLLPNVDIDSGQIHQVFNNIILNAEQAMPEGGQIDLQICNEWDGNDGQLREMVVVEITDSGIGIKPTDMDKIFDPFFTTKSHGTGLGLTSAYWIVKRHDGDLQIKSELGKGTLVRVSLPAVRNVNTPVKSIIVDQQPLDRARILIMDDEEMVRSSLRLMLEEHGHSVVSTEHGQECLDVYLSAFDAGNPFDLVILDLTISGGKGGIWAINQLKTVNPSIKAIVASGYSQDSILADYKKSGFSAVLQKPFDMQSLSKSLAAILTD